In Fervidobacterium sp., a single window of DNA contains:
- a CDS encoding pyruvate carboxylase subunit B, whose translation MLSLFTDTTFRDGHQSLIATRMSTSDILGIIEVVDGLGFQALEVWGGATFDVCVRYLNEDPWERIRQIKKKLKNGKTQMLLRGQNLVGYRHYADDVVELFVRKAIENGVDVIRVFDALNDIRNLEKSIEVALKHGAHVQGAISYTISPVHTLDYFLNYAQLLVERGVHSLCIKDMAGLLTPKIAGELVESLKKRFDLPVEVHTHATAGLGELAYLTSFLAGADIVDTAFSPFAMTTSQPAFESIYYSFSEYKKLPPIDWKKVDEIVKYLWDVRKKYENYDVKMYTIDHRIITSQVPGGMYSNLVKQLSEQKMLHKLDEVLEEIPRVRADLGYPPLVTPTSQIVGVQAVLNVMTGERYSKVTKEVKDYVKGLYGKPPAPIDEELAKKILGDEKPIDGRAADYIEPELEKRKKEIGLLAQNDEDLLIYAILGEVGKQYLRKRYDEKIQVDWYLVENLQGGYPV comes from the coding sequence ATGCTTTCGCTATTCACAGATACAACTTTCAGAGACGGGCACCAATCTTTGATAGCTACAAGAATGAGCACGAGCGACATACTTGGAATTATAGAAGTAGTAGATGGACTTGGATTTCAAGCTCTCGAAGTTTGGGGTGGAGCGACTTTTGATGTTTGTGTTAGATATCTTAACGAGGACCCTTGGGAAAGAATCAGACAGATAAAGAAGAAATTAAAAAACGGCAAAACACAGATGCTTTTACGTGGACAAAATCTTGTTGGATATAGACATTATGCTGACGATGTAGTTGAATTATTTGTAAGAAAAGCGATAGAAAATGGTGTAGATGTGATCAGGGTCTTTGATGCGTTGAATGACATAAGAAATCTTGAGAAAAGCATAGAAGTTGCTTTAAAGCATGGTGCGCACGTACAAGGTGCGATATCTTACACTATAAGCCCCGTCCATACGCTTGACTACTTTCTGAATTACGCGCAATTGCTTGTTGAAAGAGGAGTACACTCCTTATGTATAAAAGACATGGCTGGACTCTTAACACCTAAGATTGCCGGAGAACTTGTTGAAAGCTTAAAGAAAAGGTTCGATTTACCGGTTGAAGTACATACTCATGCAACCGCAGGACTTGGTGAACTTGCATATCTAACATCATTTTTAGCAGGTGCTGATATTGTGGATACTGCATTTTCCCCATTTGCTATGACCACCAGCCAACCAGCTTTTGAATCGATATATTATTCATTTTCTGAATACAAAAAATTGCCACCGATAGATTGGAAAAAAGTAGATGAAATAGTAAAATATCTTTGGGATGTTAGAAAAAAGTATGAAAACTATGATGTCAAAATGTACACTATTGATCACAGAATCATAACATCTCAAGTGCCAGGTGGCATGTATTCAAATCTTGTAAAGCAGCTATCAGAACAAAAAATGCTTCACAAGCTTGATGAAGTACTCGAAGAAATTCCAAGAGTTCGTGCAGATCTTGGTTACCCACCACTTGTTACACCAACAAGTCAAATAGTAGGTGTACAGGCTGTACTTAACGTTATGACTGGTGAGAGATATTCAAAAGTCACCAAAGAAGTCAAAGACTATGTCAAAGGTCTATACGGTAAACCGCCAGCTCCGATTGACGAAGAACTTGCTAAAAAGATTCTTGGTGACGAAAAGCCAATAGATGGAAGAGCAGCAGATTACATAGAACCTGAACTTGAAAAAAGAAAAAAGGAAATAGGACTTTTGGCTCAAAATGACGAGGATTTATTAATTTATGCTATACTCGGCGAAGTTGGGAAGCAATACCTAAGGAAAAGATACGATGAAAAGATACAAGTTGACTGGTATCTTGTCGAGAATCTTCAAGGAGGATACCCAGTTTGA
- a CDS encoding methylmalonyl-CoA mutase family protein — translation MASVDESFEQAKKRYEEVVMKSISKVPERKETFYSTSGYEIKRLYTHEDIANLDYLNDLGFPGEYPFTRGVQPTMYRARYWTMRQYAGFGTAEESNKRYKYLLEQGQTGLSVAFDLPTQIGYDSDDPMAEGEVGRVGVAIDSLEDMEILFDGIPLDQVSTSMTINSTAMILLAMYIAVAEKQGVSQDKLSGTIQNDILKEYIARGTYIYPPEPSMRLITDIFEYCSKYMPKWNPISISGYHIREAGSTAVQEVAFTLADGITYVEAAIRAGLDPNVFGKRLSFFFAAHNNFLEEIAKFRAARRLWAKIMKKRFNVTDPEAMKLRFHTQTGGSTLTAQQPMNNIIRVTIQALAAVLGGTQSLHTNSYDEALALPTEESARIALRTQQIIAYESGVADTIDPLAGSYVIEAMTNEIEKRAMEYIEKIDQLGGMIKAIETGYVQKEIHESAYKQQLAIEKGEEVIVGVNKFTIKENLNQKQILKVDPELEMKQKERLKKLRERRDNDKVKKILTKIKEVASTNENLFPYVLEAVKAYATVGEISNALRDVFGEYTETVIV, via the coding sequence ATGGCAAGTGTTGATGAAAGCTTTGAACAAGCGAAAAAAAGATACGAAGAGGTTGTGATGAAATCCATATCAAAGGTACCGGAAAGAAAAGAAACATTTTATTCGACATCTGGATACGAAATAAAAAGGCTCTACACCCATGAAGATATCGCAAATCTTGATTACTTAAATGATTTAGGCTTCCCTGGTGAATACCCGTTTACCCGTGGCGTTCAACCAACAATGTACCGTGCAAGATACTGGACGATGAGACAGTATGCTGGTTTTGGAACAGCTGAAGAATCCAACAAAAGATATAAATACCTTCTTGAGCAAGGGCAAACAGGTCTTTCTGTTGCGTTTGATCTTCCAACACAGATAGGATATGACTCTGATGATCCCATGGCAGAGGGTGAAGTTGGAAGAGTAGGTGTTGCGATAGATTCTTTAGAAGATATGGAAATATTATTTGATGGTATACCTCTTGACCAAGTTAGTACATCGATGACTATAAATAGCACAGCTATGATTTTACTTGCGATGTACATTGCTGTAGCTGAAAAGCAAGGAGTATCACAAGATAAACTGAGTGGTACAATACAAAATGATATACTTAAAGAATACATAGCAAGAGGTACTTACATCTACCCACCTGAACCATCTATGAGGTTAATAACAGACATATTTGAATACTGTTCAAAATACATGCCAAAATGGAACCCAATAAGCATAAGCGGTTATCATATAAGAGAGGCTGGTTCAACAGCGGTACAAGAGGTTGCATTTACACTTGCGGATGGAATTACTTACGTTGAAGCTGCAATAAGAGCTGGGCTCGATCCAAACGTCTTTGGTAAAAGACTATCTTTCTTCTTTGCGGCACACAACAATTTCCTTGAAGAGATAGCAAAATTCAGAGCAGCAAGAAGACTGTGGGCAAAGATAATGAAGAAAAGATTCAACGTCACAGATCCAGAAGCAATGAAACTCAGATTCCACACACAAACAGGAGGTTCCACTTTAACTGCACAACAGCCTATGAATAACATAATAAGAGTTACAATACAAGCATTGGCAGCTGTTCTTGGTGGTACCCAATCATTGCATACAAACAGTTATGACGAAGCACTTGCCTTACCAACAGAAGAATCAGCAAGGATAGCGTTAAGAACTCAGCAAATAATTGCATACGAGTCAGGTGTAGCAGATACAATCGATCCACTTGCAGGCTCATACGTCATCGAGGCAATGACGAACGAAATAGAGAAAAGAGCAATGGAATACATAGAAAAAATTGACCAACTTGGTGGAATGATCAAAGCAATAGAAACAGGTTATGTACAGAAAGAAATTCATGAAAGTGCTTATAAACAACAACTAGCAATTGAAAAAGGAGAAGAGGTAATAGTAGGTGTTAACAAGTTCACGATAAAAGAAAATCTGAACCAAAAGCAAATACTAAAGGTAGATCCTGAACTTGAAATGAAACAAAAAGAACGACTTAAAAAACTTAGAGAACGCAGAGACAACGATAAAGTGAAGAAAATATTGACCAAAATAAAGGAAGTCGCATCCACAAACGAAAATCTCTTCCCATATGTTCTCGAAGCGGTAAAAGCATATGCAACAGTTGGTGAAATAAGTAACGCACTCAGGGACGTATTCGGAGAATATACAGAGACAGTAATCGTCTGA
- the folK gene encoding 2-amino-4-hydroxy-6-hydroxymethyldihydropteridine diphosphokinase: MIIGIGNDVLDISRVGIEFERRILTEEERSQREKITPEYIAGRFALKESYFKAIGTGLNGNSFQDISFLNRRDGSIYASIHRYIKPESGVYNFLYATLSHDGFAFANVVLEKLVGKVYIGIGTNVGDKEANIQTAIHHLQKISRIINMSKIIETLPYGKLDQPNFLNCIVEIDTDLSPDELLEQLLKIEQEMGRIRTEKWGPRIIDLDIIFYGNLVIKNKNLQVPHYDFENRIFFVQPMCELDPNFLHPLTKKSMKQIHQRLRGENNES, translated from the coding sequence TTGATAATAGGTATAGGCAACGATGTATTAGATATATCGCGCGTAGGCATAGAATTTGAAAGACGTATCCTGACAGAAGAAGAAAGAAGTCAGCGAGAAAAAATCACGCCTGAATACATAGCTGGACGATTTGCACTGAAAGAAAGCTATTTCAAGGCTATTGGTACTGGTTTGAATGGTAACTCGTTTCAAGACATATCTTTTCTAAATCGAAGAGATGGCAGTATATACGCAAGCATACACAGATACATAAAACCGGAATCTGGTGTGTATAACTTTCTTTACGCAACACTCTCACATGATGGGTTTGCTTTTGCAAATGTCGTTTTAGAAAAATTAGTAGGTAAAGTATACATAGGTATAGGTACAAATGTTGGAGACAAAGAGGCAAATATACAAACAGCTATACATCATTTACAAAAGATCAGCCGAATTATAAACATGTCTAAAATAATTGAAACCTTGCCGTATGGTAAATTAGATCAACCGAATTTCTTGAACTGTATTGTTGAAATTGATACAGATTTGTCACCCGACGAACTATTAGAGCAGCTTCTTAAAATAGAACAAGAAATGGGCAGGATCAGAACAGAAAAGTGGGGACCACGAATAATAGATTTAGATATAATCTTTTATGGAAATTTGGTTATCAAAAACAAAAATCTTCAAGTACCACACTACGACTTTGAAAACCGAATATTTTTCGTTCAACCCATGTGCGAACTCGATCCGAATTTTTTGCATCCATTAACCAAAAAGTCCATGAAACAAATTCACCAAAGATTAAGAGGTGAAAATAATGAATCATGA
- a CDS encoding flagellar protein FliT, which yields MNHEQIDILKIEEEIDKAIEDEDYEKLNELLDKRQQILAFLSQEILGEIYERDKKRQEILTQKLNELKKMSKQIEEGKRMANSYIQQNDKGQLFNSKG from the coding sequence ATGAATCATGAACAAATTGATATTTTGAAAATAGAAGAAGAAATAGATAAAGCCATAGAAGATGAAGATTACGAAAAACTTAACGAGTTACTTGACAAACGTCAACAAATTTTAGCTTTTCTATCTCAGGAAATACTCGGAGAAATTTATGAACGAGACAAGAAACGACAAGAAATATTGACTCAAAAACTAAACGAATTAAAAAAAATGAGCAAACAAATCGAAGAAGGCAAACGAATGGCAAATTCTTACATTCAACAAAATGACAAAGGACAACTATTTAATAGCAAAGGGTAA
- the pdxS gene encoding pyridoxal 5'-phosphate synthase lyase subunit PdxS encodes MEKGTWEIKKGFAEMFKGGVIMDVTTAEQAKIAEEAGAVAVMALERVPADIRKAGGVARMASIAKIKEIMEAVSIPVMAKVRIGHIAEARILEALGVDFIDESEVLTPADDKYHINKHEFKVPFVCGARNLGEALRRIAEGAAMIRTKGEAGTGNIVEAVKHMRTVMAEIRKVQNLPYEEIVTYAKEIGAPVELVQQVKELGRLPVVNFAAGGVATPADAALMMMLGADGVFVGSGIFKSKDPMKMAKSIVMAVTYWNDPEMLLKISEDIGEPMEGLEIETLEVRLQERGW; translated from the coding sequence ATGGAAAAAGGCACATGGGAAATAAAAAAGGGATTTGCCGAAATGTTCAAAGGTGGAGTCATAATGGACGTTACCACCGCAGAACAAGCCAAGATAGCTGAAGAAGCTGGGGCGGTAGCTGTCATGGCACTCGAAAGGGTACCAGCGGATATAAGAAAAGCCGGAGGAGTTGCAAGAATGGCAAGTATTGCCAAAATAAAAGAAATAATGGAAGCAGTTTCGATACCTGTTATGGCAAAAGTCAGAATTGGTCATATCGCAGAGGCAAGGATCCTAGAAGCACTTGGAGTAGATTTCATAGACGAATCAGAAGTTCTAACACCTGCTGATGACAAATATCACATAAACAAGCACGAATTCAAAGTACCATTCGTTTGTGGTGCAAGAAACCTTGGAGAAGCATTGAGAAGAATAGCCGAAGGAGCTGCTATGATAAGAACAAAGGGAGAGGCTGGTACTGGAAACATCGTTGAGGCAGTCAAGCACATGAGAACTGTTATGGCTGAAATCAGAAAAGTTCAAAACCTGCCTTACGAAGAGATAGTTACATATGCAAAGGAAATAGGTGCACCTGTTGAACTTGTCCAACAAGTTAAAGAACTTGGGAGGCTGCCAGTTGTTAACTTTGCCGCTGGTGGCGTTGCCACACCAGCTGATGCTGCACTCATGATGATGCTTGGAGCAGATGGAGTATTCGTAGGTAGTGGAATATTTAAATCAAAAGATCCGATGAAAATGGCGAAATCCATTGTTATGGCAGTTACATACTGGAATGATCCAGAAATGCTACTGAAAATTTCTGAAGACATAGGTGAACCTATGGAAGGACTTGAAATTGAAACACTTGAAGTCAGACTACAAGAAAGAGGATGGTAA